One stretch of Sander lucioperca isolate FBNREF2018 chromosome 13, SLUC_FBN_1.2, whole genome shotgun sequence DNA includes these proteins:
- the crebrf gene encoding CREB3 regulatory factor isoform X2, with amino-acid sequence MDLGECETVYSSSAFEKWDSYWEDVTRYTRLASCDIWGTKEVDFLGLDDFSSPYQDEEVIGRTPTLAQLNSEDSLPVCETLYPPTDLTLPAPQLQPSQLSCHNKRPLVPGQGLGPGTARPSPSSTSSSRPSHSLLPDFPETSQKATRPVPSSTETMAKTQNLLRLTQDHGQAQTKHQGRETKMAAPSSHSTDFVRKAKVRVHKIQPEMPSQTDFERSDPPLPLSQPQDEKACTSASATLVVIPVAAASGSASLTSFEKRAEGTGRREILVGLSATVPQLVEVSQAMEGSTSGLVSSSDSVAGASGGGGVLVVEGTEKSKEEEHNYSLFLTRSRLAGRVHSQLEEEEEEEEEEDDEEEAAEEEEGDGLELDDEDHDEGFGSEHELSDNEEDEEEDEDYEADKDDDMSDAFSEPGCDMELMEDIKGLTAGVSSRKRGKRRYFWEYSEQLTPSKQERMLKPSEWDRHTLPSNLFQKNGPLHGKYMLKKSRRTDVEDLTPNPRKLLQIGTELRKLNKVIGDLTPVSELPLTARPRSRKEKNKLASRACRLKKKAQYEANKVKLWGLSTEYDRLLFVINAIKEEIVARVEDSAPRPTNMADTLEHLIQETLVASPVAGQTSDFVNKILENTGHGDPTGGLVGLRVPTSKI; translated from the exons ATGGATCTGGGCGAGTGTGAGACGGTCTACAGCAGTTCAGCGTTCGAAAAGTGGGACTCCTACTGGGAAGACGTCACCAG GTACACACGGCTGGCTAGCTGTGACATCTGGGGCACCAAAGAGGTGGATTTCCTTGGATTAGATGACTTCTCTAGTCCCTACCAGGACGAGGAAGTGATTGGTCGAACCCCGACGCTGGCTCAGCTCAACAGCGAGGATTCGCTGCCTGTGTGTGAGACGCTCTACCCCCCTACTGACCTGACCCTGCCTGCCCCTCAGCTTCAGCCATCCCAGCTTTCCTGTCACAATAAGAGACCCTTAGTCCCTGGCCAAGGATTGGGCCCCGGCACTGCACGGCCCTCCCCAAGCTCCACATCCTCTTCCCGTCCTTCCCACAGCCTTCTCCCAGACTTTCCTGAAACCTCCCAAAAAGCTACCAGACCTGTCCCCTCCAGCACCGAGACTATGGCCAAGACCCAGAACCTCCTCCGTCTCACACAGGACCACGGCCAAGCTCAAACCAAGCATCAGGGGCGAGAAACCAAGATGGCAGCCCCATCTTCTCACAGCACTGACTTTGTGCGGAAGGCTAAAGTCCGTGTGCATAAAATTCAGCCCGAGATGCCCTCCCAGACGGATTTTGAGAGGTCAGATCCACCTCTACCTCTCTCCCAGCCCCAAGATGAGAAGGCCTGCACTTCAGCGAGCGCCACCTTGGTGGTAATTCCTGTTGCTGCAGCCAGTGGCTCTGCCAGCTTGACGAGCTTTGAGAAGAGGGCAGAGGGAACAGGGAGGAGGGAGATACTTGTAGGCTTGTCTGCCACTGTGCCACAACTGGTGGAGGTGAGCCAGGCCATGGAGGGCAGCACCTCTGGGCTAGTCAGCAGCAGCGATAGTGTGGCAGGTGCTAGCGGCGGTGGCGGCGTTCTGGTTGTGGAGGGCACGGAAAAGAGCAAGGAGGAGGAGCACAACTACTCTCTGTTCCTGACCCGCAGCAGACTGGCCGGCAGAGTCCACTCCCagctggaagaggaggaggaggaggaggaagaggaggatgacgaGGAAGAGgctgcagaggaggaggaaggcgaTGGGCTTGAGCTAGATGACGAAGACCATGATGAGGGTTTCGGCAGTGAGCACGAGCTGTCTGACaatgaggaggatgaggaggaggatgaagactATGAAGCTGACAAGGATGACGACATGAGTGATGCCTTCTCTGAGCCAG GTTGTGACATGGAGCTGATGGAGGACATTAAAGGCCTGACAGCAGGAGTCTCCAGCCGGAAGAGAGGCAAGCGTCGCTACTTCTGGGAGTACAGCGAGCAGCTCACCCCCTCAAAACAGGAACGCATGCTCAAGCCGTCCGAgtgggacagacacacactgcctAGCAACCTGTTCCAGAAGAACGGGCCTCTCCAtg GAAAGTATATGTTGAAGAAGTCTCGCCGCACAGATGTGGAAGACCTGACTCCCAATCCCCGCAAGCTGCTGCAGATTGGCACAGAGCTCCGCAAACTGAACAAGGTGATCGGCGACTTGACCCCTGTCAGTGAGCTGCCGCTAACCGCAAGACCACGGTCACGCAAGGAGAAGAACAAGCTGGCATCCAG AGCTTGTCGTTTAAAAAAGAAGGCCCAGTATGAAGCAAACAAAGTGAAGCTCTGGGGACTCAGCACGGAGTACG ATCGGCTGCTGTTTGTGATCAATGCCATCAAGGAGGAGATAGTTGCCCGAGTGGAGGACTCTGCTCCGCGTCCGACCAACATGGCTGACACTCTGGAGCATCTCATCCAGGAGACACTTG TGGCGTCACCGGTTGCTGGGCAGACTTCAGACTTCGTCAACAAGATCTTGGAGAACACAGGACACGGCGATCCCACCGGTGGACTGGTCGGTCTGCGAGTCCCCACCTCCAAAATCTAG
- the crebrf gene encoding CREB3 regulatory factor isoform X1 has product MPQPSVSGMEPPFADAFQNYSFADQALTSTELLATSSDPDFMYELDRDITHRQSPCRDSNLGVGDRGKEVEGCVDQLMDLGECETVYSSSAFEKWDSYWEDVTRYTRLASCDIWGTKEVDFLGLDDFSSPYQDEEVIGRTPTLAQLNSEDSLPVCETLYPPTDLTLPAPQLQPSQLSCHNKRPLVPGQGLGPGTARPSPSSTSSSRPSHSLLPDFPETSQKATRPVPSSTETMAKTQNLLRLTQDHGQAQTKHQGRETKMAAPSSHSTDFVRKAKVRVHKIQPEMPSQTDFERSDPPLPLSQPQDEKACTSASATLVVIPVAAASGSASLTSFEKRAEGTGRREILVGLSATVPQLVEVSQAMEGSTSGLVSSSDSVAGASGGGGVLVVEGTEKSKEEEHNYSLFLTRSRLAGRVHSQLEEEEEEEEEEDDEEEAAEEEEGDGLELDDEDHDEGFGSEHELSDNEEDEEEDEDYEADKDDDMSDAFSEPGCDMELMEDIKGLTAGVSSRKRGKRRYFWEYSEQLTPSKQERMLKPSEWDRHTLPSNLFQKNGPLHGKYMLKKSRRTDVEDLTPNPRKLLQIGTELRKLNKVIGDLTPVSELPLTARPRSRKEKNKLASRACRLKKKAQYEANKVKLWGLSTEYDRLLFVINAIKEEIVARVEDSAPRPTNMADTLEHLIQETLVASPVAGQTSDFVNKILENTGHGDPTGGLVGLRVPTSKI; this is encoded by the exons GACAGAGACATAACCCACCGGCAGAGCCCCTGTAGGGACAGTAACTTGGGGGTCGGGGACAGAGGCAAGGAGGTGGAGGGCTGTGTGGATCAGCTCATGGATCTGGGCGAGTGTGAGACGGTCTACAGCAGTTCAGCGTTCGAAAAGTGGGACTCCTACTGGGAAGACGTCACCAG GTACACACGGCTGGCTAGCTGTGACATCTGGGGCACCAAAGAGGTGGATTTCCTTGGATTAGATGACTTCTCTAGTCCCTACCAGGACGAGGAAGTGATTGGTCGAACCCCGACGCTGGCTCAGCTCAACAGCGAGGATTCGCTGCCTGTGTGTGAGACGCTCTACCCCCCTACTGACCTGACCCTGCCTGCCCCTCAGCTTCAGCCATCCCAGCTTTCCTGTCACAATAAGAGACCCTTAGTCCCTGGCCAAGGATTGGGCCCCGGCACTGCACGGCCCTCCCCAAGCTCCACATCCTCTTCCCGTCCTTCCCACAGCCTTCTCCCAGACTTTCCTGAAACCTCCCAAAAAGCTACCAGACCTGTCCCCTCCAGCACCGAGACTATGGCCAAGACCCAGAACCTCCTCCGTCTCACACAGGACCACGGCCAAGCTCAAACCAAGCATCAGGGGCGAGAAACCAAGATGGCAGCCCCATCTTCTCACAGCACTGACTTTGTGCGGAAGGCTAAAGTCCGTGTGCATAAAATTCAGCCCGAGATGCCCTCCCAGACGGATTTTGAGAGGTCAGATCCACCTCTACCTCTCTCCCAGCCCCAAGATGAGAAGGCCTGCACTTCAGCGAGCGCCACCTTGGTGGTAATTCCTGTTGCTGCAGCCAGTGGCTCTGCCAGCTTGACGAGCTTTGAGAAGAGGGCAGAGGGAACAGGGAGGAGGGAGATACTTGTAGGCTTGTCTGCCACTGTGCCACAACTGGTGGAGGTGAGCCAGGCCATGGAGGGCAGCACCTCTGGGCTAGTCAGCAGCAGCGATAGTGTGGCAGGTGCTAGCGGCGGTGGCGGCGTTCTGGTTGTGGAGGGCACGGAAAAGAGCAAGGAGGAGGAGCACAACTACTCTCTGTTCCTGACCCGCAGCAGACTGGCCGGCAGAGTCCACTCCCagctggaagaggaggaggaggaggaggaagaggaggatgacgaGGAAGAGgctgcagaggaggaggaaggcgaTGGGCTTGAGCTAGATGACGAAGACCATGATGAGGGTTTCGGCAGTGAGCACGAGCTGTCTGACaatgaggaggatgaggaggaggatgaagactATGAAGCTGACAAGGATGACGACATGAGTGATGCCTTCTCTGAGCCAG GTTGTGACATGGAGCTGATGGAGGACATTAAAGGCCTGACAGCAGGAGTCTCCAGCCGGAAGAGAGGCAAGCGTCGCTACTTCTGGGAGTACAGCGAGCAGCTCACCCCCTCAAAACAGGAACGCATGCTCAAGCCGTCCGAgtgggacagacacacactgcctAGCAACCTGTTCCAGAAGAACGGGCCTCTCCAtg GAAAGTATATGTTGAAGAAGTCTCGCCGCACAGATGTGGAAGACCTGACTCCCAATCCCCGCAAGCTGCTGCAGATTGGCACAGAGCTCCGCAAACTGAACAAGGTGATCGGCGACTTGACCCCTGTCAGTGAGCTGCCGCTAACCGCAAGACCACGGTCACGCAAGGAGAAGAACAAGCTGGCATCCAG AGCTTGTCGTTTAAAAAAGAAGGCCCAGTATGAAGCAAACAAAGTGAAGCTCTGGGGACTCAGCACGGAGTACG ATCGGCTGCTGTTTGTGATCAATGCCATCAAGGAGGAGATAGTTGCCCGAGTGGAGGACTCTGCTCCGCGTCCGACCAACATGGCTGACACTCTGGAGCATCTCATCCAGGAGACACTTG TGGCGTCACCGGTTGCTGGGCAGACTTCAGACTTCGTCAACAAGATCTTGGAGAACACAGGACACGGCGATCCCACCGGTGGACTGGTCGGTCTGCGAGTCCCCACCTCCAAAATCTAG